A window from Kovacikia minuta CCNUW1 encodes these proteins:
- a CDS encoding iron uptake porin: protein MMMNLLRHCLGQGFIVLILLLMAPLVRAAEASPERERDAAQAQDSSELSVMPTIVADATSVAIDNNPSTNSVQSIEGNGLETAMQEQVTSVSQLSDVKPTDWAFQALQSLVERYGCIVGYPDKTYRGNRALSRYEFAAGLNACMDRINELIAAGTADLVKKEDLLAVQKLQEEFAAELATLRGRVGALEARTATLEKQQFSTTTKLRGNVIFALVNAFGGDKAAASGAGVRPQAPGQFGVPNSRRGLPAPGDIDDNAIFTDRVRLILTSSFTGRDQLIMRLQAGNTPSLFDATGTASAKLAFSSPSGNAFSINQLEYRFPIGDRGTAFVEAFGFLDLFVPTLHPLDGDYDTVLTGFALRSPIYFPSGVTGAGFNYNITDQINIGGGYLAGKPTANDPTSGLFGGPYGALGQVTIKPFDKFAIALTYLHAYDDGSGNAPPGGFFGSENSIYPFGPFPTSTDGFGVQAQYAFSPKFILSGWYYYAKAEAEAGFGKGADATIQAWAVALAFPDLLKKGNLGGIVVGMPSKTTANDIRGFEDRDTSIQLEAFYKYQVNDHIGITPGIIVITNPEHNSSNDTIFVGLIRTNFNF, encoded by the coding sequence ATGATGATGAATTTGCTCAGGCATTGTCTGGGACAGGGTTTTATTGTGTTGATTTTGTTATTAATGGCTCCATTGGTACGTGCGGCTGAAGCAAGCCCTGAGCGTGAAAGGGATGCAGCACAGGCGCAAGACAGCTCTGAGTTGAGTGTGATGCCAACGATCGTGGCTGATGCAACCAGCGTCGCGATCGACAACAATCCATCTACAAACAGCGTACAATCCATTGAAGGCAATGGTTTAGAAACGGCAATGCAGGAACAGGTCACATCTGTTTCGCAGCTTTCGGATGTAAAGCCAACAGATTGGGCGTTTCAAGCATTGCAATCGTTGGTAGAACGCTACGGCTGCATTGTGGGCTATCCCGACAAAACCTATCGCGGGAATCGGGCACTGTCTCGCTATGAGTTTGCGGCAGGGCTTAACGCCTGTATGGATCGCATCAATGAACTGATTGCCGCTGGCACAGCCGATCTGGTCAAAAAAGAAGATTTGCTGGCAGTGCAAAAACTGCAAGAAGAGTTTGCGGCTGAACTGGCAACCTTACGTGGACGGGTGGGTGCGCTAGAAGCACGGACGGCAACGCTGGAAAAACAACAGTTCTCGACGACCACCAAACTGAGAGGCAATGTTATCTTTGCGCTGGTGAACGCGTTTGGGGGTGATAAAGCGGCGGCTTCTGGTGCGGGTGTAAGACCTCAAGCACCGGGGCAATTTGGTGTGCCCAATTCTCGAAGAGGCTTGCCTGCACCGGGAGACATTGACGACAACGCGATTTTTACCGATCGGGTTCGTCTCATTCTTACCAGTAGCTTTACTGGCAGAGATCAATTAATCATGCGTTTACAAGCGGGTAATACACCGAGCTTATTTGATGCCACAGGAACTGCCTCTGCTAAGTTAGCGTTTTCTTCACCCAGTGGTAATGCCTTCTCCATTAACCAGCTAGAGTATCGCTTTCCCATTGGCGATCGCGGCACAGCGTTTGTGGAAGCGTTTGGCTTTCTGGACTTGTTTGTACCCACGTTGCATCCGTTAGATGGTGACTACGACACCGTTCTTACTGGATTTGCCCTGCGGAGTCCCATCTATTTTCCCAGTGGGGTTACGGGTGCTGGCTTTAATTACAACATCACAGACCAAATCAACATTGGCGGTGGTTATCTGGCAGGTAAACCCACTGCTAATGATCCCACCAGTGGGTTGTTTGGTGGTCCCTACGGTGCATTGGGACAGGTGACAATTAAGCCTTTCGATAAGTTTGCGATCGCCCTCACGTATCTCCACGCTTACGATGATGGAAGTGGTAATGCTCCACCAGGAGGCTTTTTTGGCAGTGAGAATTCTATTTATCCCTTTGGCCCGTTTCCTACCTCTACCGATGGCTTTGGAGTGCAAGCACAGTATGCCTTCAGTCCCAAATTTATCCTGAGCGGTTGGTACTACTATGCCAAAGCAGAAGCAGAAGCTGGCTTTGGTAAAGGTGCAGATGCCACCATTCAAGCCTGGGCAGTAGCACTCGCGTTCCCAGATTTACTCAAGAAAGGTAACCTGGGCGGTATTGTCGTCGGCATGCCCTCCAAAACAACTGCGAACGATATTAGAGGGTTTGAAGATCGAGATACGTCGATTCAGCTTGAAGCCTTCTACAAGTATCAGGTGAATGATCACATTGGCATTACCCCCGGTATTATCGTCATCACCAATCCGGAACACAACAGCAGTAATGACACGATTTTTGTAGGCTTAATCCGTACCAACTTTAATTTCTAA
- a CDS encoding ABC transporter substrate-binding protein gives MSNITRRSFVKGGLAAGTAIAAASCSPNRGPTLITNQIKDVTLRLIGTGAAQINDIRVQAEKDLGFKLKMRALSTAENVQIAITQPKQYDIFDGEYFSLPLVVPSGNLQAIDIKRIKDFDKITPIFTTGKLYPGAKVNTSQGTAPRKVVFLKGKDSTEFASSPTDWATMIPFQYNADTLGYRPDLVNRKIESWAELFNPEFKGKTSLLDIPSIGIMDAAMVMESQGVMKFGDKGNMTREELDKVTQILIEQKQAGQFRAFWKTFDESVNFMSSGEVVLQSMWSPAVTAVKARGYKCTYAPLKEGYRGWGGGLGLSKNLSGIELDAAYEYLNWMLNGWAGGFLSRQGYYSAAPENARKFMKPEEWDFWYEGKPAAIDMIDPFGKKIESVGAVRDGGSFTERMGNVACWNSFMQEQVYLVYKWTEFIVA, from the coding sequence ATGTCTAACATCACTCGGCGTTCGTTCGTCAAGGGTGGGCTGGCGGCTGGAACCGCGATCGCGGCGGCTAGCTGTAGCCCCAATCGGGGACCCACCCTCATTACTAACCAGATTAAAGATGTCACCTTGCGCCTGATTGGCACCGGAGCCGCACAAATTAATGACATCCGGGTGCAGGCAGAAAAGGATTTGGGCTTTAAGCTCAAAATGCGTGCCTTGAGTACCGCAGAGAATGTGCAGATTGCGATTACGCAGCCTAAGCAGTACGACATTTTTGATGGTGAATATTTCAGTTTGCCATTGGTCGTGCCATCGGGAAATTTGCAGGCGATCGACATCAAGCGCATCAAGGACTTTGACAAAATCACGCCCATTTTCACCACGGGCAAACTCTATCCCGGCGCGAAGGTCAACACGTCTCAGGGCACGGCTCCCCGCAAGGTCGTGTTCCTCAAAGGCAAAGATTCCACCGAGTTTGCCTCATCGCCCACCGATTGGGCAACTATGATTCCCTTTCAGTACAACGCCGATACGCTGGGCTACCGTCCTGATCTGGTGAATCGCAAAATTGAATCGTGGGCGGAATTGTTTAACCCTGAGTTCAAAGGCAAAACGTCGCTGCTGGATATTCCCTCGATCGGCATTATGGATGCCGCGATGGTGATGGAATCCCAGGGGGTGATGAAGTTTGGCGACAAAGGCAACATGACCCGTGAAGAACTCGATAAAGTGACCCAGATTTTAATTGAGCAAAAGCAAGCGGGACAGTTCCGAGCCTTTTGGAAGACGTTTGATGAATCCGTCAATTTCATGTCTTCTGGGGAAGTGGTGCTGCAATCCATGTGGTCGCCTGCCGTCACAGCGGTCAAAGCGCGAGGCTACAAATGCACCTACGCTCCATTGAAAGAAGGCTATCGCGGCTGGGGCGGCGGTTTGGGTCTATCCAAAAACCTTTCTGGGATTGAGCTAGATGCCGCCTATGAATATCTCAACTGGATGCTGAATGGCTGGGCGGGTGGTTTCCTATCACGGCAGGGCTATTACAGTGCCGCTCCAGAGAATGCCCGCAAATTCATGAAGCCGGAAGAATGGGACTTCTGGTATGAAGGCAAACCAGCGGCGATCGACATGATTGATCCCTTCGGCAAAAAGATTGAATCGGTGGGTGCCGTGCGCGATGGTGGTTCTTTCACCGAACGCATGGGCAACGTCGCCTGCTGGAACTCCTTTATGCAGGAGCAAGTGTATCTGGTCTACAAGTGGACAGAATTTATTGTGGCGTGA
- a CDS encoding ABC transporter ATP-binding protein, with product MTIDTERQPTRTKAVAQPAAIDLKQELAAAAAGVSLRMVTKKYGPVTAVENVTFDIPAGHYCCLLGPSGCGKTTVLRMVAGHEEISGGDILIGDRRVNDLPAAKRNTSMMFQSYALFPHKTIWENVDFGLKMRKLSDSDRRTRVGEMLELVGLSHTADRKPTQLSGGQQQRIALARSLVTRPQVLMLDEPLSALDENLRVRMRTELRKIQKQFGMTFIQVTHHVEEAFSLSDQVVVMTHGRVDQIATPDELFQKPGSQFVAKFMGDNNIFTGKVVNAVHDEGLDLIQLEVEGLGTLFSRGHASPVGSEAACSVRPDLVHVEPYSPDVPAKSTLAGNQIVVRITAVEMTGYVTRVSLMTETTGQELLYKVRTTDWYSNSMHEGQLVVMSWSKDNCVFLPH from the coding sequence ATGACGATCGACACCGAGAGACAACCGACCAGGACGAAAGCGGTAGCCCAACCTGCTGCCATTGACTTAAAGCAAGAACTGGCGGCAGCAGCAGCAGGTGTCTCCCTGCGAATGGTGACGAAAAAGTATGGTCCCGTTACCGCTGTCGAAAATGTCACATTTGATATTCCAGCGGGGCATTACTGTTGCCTTTTGGGTCCTAGTGGCTGCGGCAAGACGACCGTGTTACGCATGGTTGCGGGACACGAAGAAATCAGCGGCGGCGATATTCTCATTGGCGATCGTCGCGTGAATGACTTACCTGCCGCCAAGCGCAACACCTCCATGATGTTCCAGAGTTACGCGCTGTTTCCCCACAAAACGATTTGGGAAAACGTCGATTTTGGCTTGAAGATGCGAAAGCTTTCTGACAGCGATCGCCGGACGCGTGTGGGCGAAATGCTGGAACTGGTGGGACTAAGCCATACGGCAGATCGCAAACCAACCCAGCTTAGCGGTGGGCAACAGCAACGGATTGCCCTGGCGCGATCGCTCGTCACCCGTCCCCAAGTACTGATGCTAGATGAACCGCTCAGTGCCTTAGATGAAAACCTGCGCGTGCGAATGCGAACCGAGTTACGCAAGATTCAAAAGCAGTTTGGTATGACCTTTATTCAGGTGACACACCACGTCGAAGAAGCCTTCTCACTATCCGATCAGGTCGTGGTGATGACGCATGGACGGGTTGACCAGATTGCTACGCCAGACGAACTATTCCAAAAGCCCGGCTCTCAGTTTGTTGCCAAATTCATGGGCGACAACAACATCTTTACGGGCAAAGTGGTGAACGCGGTTCACGACGAAGGGTTAGACCTGATCCAGCTTGAGGTTGAAGGGCTGGGCACGCTGTTTTCTAGAGGGCACGCTTCACCCGTTGGGTCAGAAGCTGCGTGTTCTGTTCGCCCCGATCTAGTTCACGTTGAACCCTACTCACCCGATGTACCGGCTAAATCAACACTGGCAGGCAACCAGATTGTGGTGCGAATTACTGCCGTTGAGATGACGGGCTACGTCACGCGTGTTTCACTCATGACCGAAACCACCGGACAGGAATTGCTCTACAAAGTTCGCACCACCGACTGGTATAGCAATTCAATGCATGAAGGGCAGTTGGTTGTTATGAGCTGGTCGAAAGATAACTGTGTGTTTTTGCCGCACTAA
- a CDS encoding GntR family transcriptional regulator: MVSAKPLPQAKAKSKPTEDFIYTELYNAVLERRLPPETKLGENALAEYYGVSRTIIRQVLARLAHDRLVKLEPNRGAFIASLTPDEAKHIYAAWRLVEAEILRDLTQSMTKEQIASVRALIASERQACDQQDMPQLSRLSVQFHLELARLCQNQFLGRFMRELIPQTSLAFFYEVRKMPICGEDEHSKILDAIEAGDAEGAIAAATKHLDGIEAALNARALMTQKAKLEDILGA; encoded by the coding sequence ATGGTTTCAGCCAAGCCACTCCCGCAAGCCAAAGCGAAGTCCAAGCCGACGGAAGATTTCATCTACACCGAGCTTTACAACGCCGTTCTGGAACGCCGACTGCCACCAGAAACGAAATTAGGCGAAAACGCGCTGGCTGAGTATTACGGTGTTAGTCGTACCATCATTCGCCAGGTTTTGGCACGGTTAGCGCACGATCGCCTGGTCAAGCTAGAACCCAATCGGGGCGCGTTTATTGCCAGCCTTACCCCCGACGAGGCAAAGCACATCTACGCCGCATGGCGATTAGTAGAAGCCGAAATTCTGCGCGATTTGACCCAATCCATGACAAAAGAGCAGATTGCTTCAGTACGTGCCTTAATCGCATCTGAACGGCAGGCATGCGATCAGCAGGACATGCCCCAACTCTCTCGCTTATCCGTACAGTTTCACCTGGAACTCGCGCGCCTGTGTCAAAATCAATTTCTCGGTCGCTTCATGCGAGAATTAATTCCCCAAACATCGCTGGCATTCTTCTATGAAGTGCGAAAGATGCCCATCTGCGGCGAAGATGAGCACAGCAAAATTCTCGACGCGATCGAAGCAGGGGATGCAGAAGGCGCGATCGCGGCTGCCACAAAGCATCTAGACGGCATCGAAGCTGCCCTCAATGCCCGCGCACTCATGACGCAAAAAGCCAAACTTGAAGACATCTTGGGGGCGTAA
- a CDS encoding IS1/IS1595 family N-terminal zinc-binding domain-containing protein — MVRSAQSMACSTCPHCGSEQINKNGHRRGKQNYRCKTCDRQFIETYTSRGYSEEIKRLCVEMYRRGLKLRQVEQFTGIPRSTLSHWVKQAGLVSGARADSLR; from the coding sequence ATGGTGCGATCGGCACAAAGTATGGCTTGTTCAACCTGTCCCCACTGTGGTTCAGAGCAAATTAATAAAAATGGTCATCGACGCGGCAAGCAAAATTACCGCTGCAAAACGTGCGATCGCCAGTTTATTGAAACCTACACATCAAGGGGCTATTCCGAGGAGATTAAGCGCCTTTGCGTGGAGATGTATCGACGTGGCCTGAAGCTGCGGCAGGTTGAGCAATTTACGGGAATTCCACGCAGTACGCTGAGTCATTGGGTGAAGCAGGCAGGCTTAGTCTCTGGTGCTCGGGCTGATTCGTTGAGGTAG
- a CDS encoding aspartate/glutamate racemase family protein has protein sequence MKIKVINPNTTASMTAKIGAAARTVASPDTEIIACHPVMGPVAIEGHYDEALSVIGVLDEIRKGEADGMDGYVIACFGDPGLLAARELAKAPVLGIAEAAMHAASFITTGFSIVTTLERTRGIAQHLVERYGMTRFCRQIRAIDLPVLSLENGPEAETAVLQECHRAMKEDGCGAIVLGCGGMADLAAPISQQLGIPVIDGVGVAIKFVEALAGLGFGTSKVGELAYPIAKPCLGMLSSFTRS, from the coding sequence ATGAAAATTAAAGTGATCAATCCAAACACGACTGCCAGTATGACCGCCAAAATTGGTGCGGCTGCACGCACGGTAGCGAGTCCTGACACCGAGATAATTGCTTGCCATCCTGTTATGGGTCCGGTCGCGATCGAAGGACACTACGACGAGGCATTGAGTGTGATTGGCGTGCTGGATGAAATTCGTAAAGGTGAGGCAGATGGGATGGATGGTTACGTCATTGCCTGCTTCGGCGACCCTGGGTTATTAGCGGCGCGGGAATTAGCAAAAGCGCCCGTACTCGGTATTGCCGAAGCAGCCATGCACGCCGCCAGTTTCATTACGACAGGGTTTTCTATCGTTACTACATTGGAACGGACGCGGGGCATTGCTCAGCACCTGGTTGAGCGTTACGGAATGACTCGCTTCTGTCGCCAAATTCGCGCGATCGACCTGCCCGTGTTGAGTTTAGAAAATGGTCCTGAAGCGGAAACTGCCGTTCTGCAGGAATGTCACCGAGCCATGAAAGAGGACGGTTGTGGCGCGATCGTGCTGGGCTGTGGCGGTATGGCAGATCTAGCGGCTCCGATAAGCCAACAGTTAGGCATTCCAGTGATTGATGGGGTTGGAGTCGCAATCAAGTTTGTGGAAGCGCTGGCGGGACTTGGCTTTGGCACCAGCAAAGTTGGAGAATTAGCCTATCCCATCGCTAAACCGTGTTTGGGAATGTTGTCTTCGTTTACCCGCTCGTAG
- a CDS encoding molybdenum cofactor biosynthesis protein MoaE: protein MTSFSPARISAPNTHQNHSADHFAISFAPLSLEEVYRLADDSANGAIVVMSGMVRNNTDGKAVVALEYQAYEPMAIRVFQQIAVEIRQTWTETTHVVIHHRTGKLQIGEISVLVAVGCPHRTEAFAACKYAIDTLKHNAPIWKKEWYSEQDGKLSSSWVSIAACEQSEAGC, encoded by the coding sequence ATGACTAGTTTTTCGCCTGCGCGTATTTCTGCTCCTAACACCCATCAGAATCATTCGGCTGACCACTTTGCCATTTCCTTTGCGCCCCTTTCTTTAGAAGAGGTCTATCGGCTGGCAGATGACTCGGCAAATGGAGCGATCGTGGTTATGAGTGGGATGGTGCGTAACAACACCGATGGCAAAGCCGTTGTGGCACTGGAATATCAGGCCTACGAACCAATGGCAATCCGGGTGTTTCAGCAAATTGCCGTCGAGATTCGCCAAACCTGGACAGAAACAACCCACGTGGTAATTCATCACCGGACTGGCAAGTTACAGATTGGGGAAATTAGCGTGCTGGTTGCCGTGGGTTGTCCCCATCGGACGGAGGCATTTGCAGCTTGCAAGTATGCGATCGACACCCTCAAACACAATGCCCCCATTTGGAAAAAGGAGTGGTATAGCGAGCAGGATGGTAAGCTATCCAGCAGTTGGGTCAGTATTGCTGCCTGCGAACAGTCGGAAGCAGGTTGTTGA
- a CDS encoding ISAs1 family transposase — translation MTLIEALKTIPDHRRGAGQRYPLWVFLLLIILGTMSGYRGYRGLTRFMLRHQETLSEQLGLRRAALPSYSTIRRLLLEIDFNAVADAFNSWAQTAGLMQAGENCAVDGKSLRNTVNNAHGSEQNFVNVVSVFQLEQGLVVGQAAFDNGDRSEIQVVYDLLERLQLSGVTISLDALHAPKNS, via the coding sequence ATGACTCTCATTGAAGCTCTCAAAACCATTCCTGACCATCGACGTGGTGCTGGACAGCGCTATCCGCTCTGGGTGTTTCTGTTGTTAATCATTCTGGGAACAATGAGCGGCTATCGCGGTTATCGTGGGTTAACTCGCTTTATGCTACGACATCAAGAGACCCTCTCCGAACAGTTAGGGTTACGACGAGCAGCATTACCGAGTTATTCAACGATTCGACGGTTATTGCTAGAGATTGACTTTAATGCGGTTGCCGATGCATTCAACAGTTGGGCACAAACAGCAGGATTAATGCAAGCTGGAGAAAACTGTGCGGTGGATGGCAAAAGCTTGAGGAATACGGTTAACAATGCTCATGGTTCAGAGCAAAACTTTGTTAACGTCGTCTCGGTGTTCCAACTGGAGCAAGGATTGGTGGTGGGGCAAGCGGCTTTTGACAATGGGGACAGAAGCGAGATTCAGGTAGTCTATGACCTGTTAGAGCGATTGCAGTTATCGGGAGTCACGATCAGCTTGGATGCTTTGCACGCCCCAAAAAACAGTTGA
- a CDS encoding transposase: protein MPSQGRIRAHWGIENLLHWVKDVVLGEDTHSISAPAAATLMALIRNLSITLFRRAGHRSITTAIDLLKNDFSQLLPMLDFPSG, encoded by the coding sequence ATGCCTTCGCAAGGGCGCATTCGGGCTCATTGGGGTATCGAGAATCTGTTGCATTGGGTCAAAGATGTGGTGCTGGGGGAAGACACTCACTCCATTTCTGCTCCTGCTGCGGCTACCTTGATGGCGTTGATTCGCAACTTGTCGATTACCTTATTCCGCCGAGCGGGGCATCGCTCGATTACAACTGCGATCGACCTTCTCAAAAACGACTTTTCTCAGCTATTGCCGATGCTTGACTTCCCCTCTGGCTAG
- a CDS encoding YdcF family protein, producing the protein MLDRNLCPPMTYTWVEWTWQFSYFLTKPINFPLKFIWLVLFVAIVSLFLVALRSPTWKRWILRQLHWQRWWTRTAIILTVVTLLITSPPGLALATQVLVSLVPQKAVANADAIVVLGRGFNFEGARAETALALWQAKQAPKIFISGHGDAERLVRKLEAEGVPAQALNGEECSLTTEQNATFSAKILVPQGVKRIVLVTDPPHMLRAFLTFQSQGFEVIPHTTSLPNNLSYRQKMMITFREYGGLVSYVLKGHIFERGDTA; encoded by the coding sequence ATGCTGGATCGTAATCTCTGTCCCCCCATGACCTACACCTGGGTTGAGTGGACATGGCAATTTTCTTACTTTTTAACGAAGCCAATTAATTTTCCGCTGAAATTCATTTGGCTTGTCCTATTTGTTGCGATCGTCAGTCTATTCCTGGTAGCGCTTCGCAGCCCTACCTGGAAGCGCTGGATCTTGCGGCAGTTGCATTGGCAGCGCTGGTGGACTCGAACCGCCATCATTTTGACCGTCGTTACTTTGTTGATTACGTCTCCACCAGGACTTGCTTTGGCAACTCAAGTTTTGGTTAGCCTGGTTCCCCAAAAGGCTGTCGCTAACGCCGATGCAATCGTTGTGCTGGGACGGGGATTTAACTTTGAAGGAGCCAGGGCAGAAACAGCCCTGGCACTCTGGCAGGCGAAGCAAGCCCCCAAGATCTTTATTAGTGGTCATGGGGATGCGGAGCGCCTGGTCAGAAAGTTGGAAGCAGAAGGCGTGCCCGCACAAGCCCTGAATGGGGAAGAATGTTCGTTGACAACGGAACAAAATGCTACTTTCTCTGCAAAAATTCTCGTCCCACAAGGCGTCAAACGAATTGTGCTGGTTACCGATCCCCCCCACATGCTGCGAGCGTTCCTGACCTTTCAGAGTCAAGGTTTTGAAGTGATCCCGCACACCACTTCCTTACCCAATAACCTTTCCTACCGCCAAAAAATGATGATTACATTCAGAGAATATGGAGGATTGGTTAGCTATGTTTTGAAGGGACACATTTTTGAACGGGGAGATACGGCGTAA
- a CDS encoding aspartate carbamoyltransferase catalytic subunit codes for MYAEGVPFSAFGMATSIWTRHHILSLADFTPLEYDTVLQTASSFREVLSRRTKKVPTLQGQVVANLFFESSTRTRSSFELAAKRLSADTLNFTPGTSSLSKGETILDTAKTYLAMGTDMMVIRHREAGVPQAIANEMDRLGVRVGVLNAGDGQHEHPSQALLDLFTICTLLDPAYPRLDLLKDKKIAIVGDILHSRVARSNIWSLTASGAEVHLAGPPTLLPQLFANFVKEKKDKGFKIKNKSDESDSAFILSPLSFQRKLFLHWSLAPALKDADFVMTLRLQKERMTSHLLPSLREYHQQFGITRDRLKLCKPEVKVLHPGPVNRGVEISSDLMDDPQFSLISQQVTSGVAVRMALLYLMGSGKN; via the coding sequence ATGTACGCTGAAGGCGTTCCTTTTTCAGCTTTCGGTATGGCTACAAGTATCTGGACACGCCATCACATCCTTTCCCTGGCGGACTTCACGCCCCTGGAATATGACACGGTGCTGCAAACCGCATCTAGTTTTCGGGAAGTTCTGTCGCGGCGAACCAAGAAAGTACCAACGCTTCAGGGGCAGGTTGTAGCCAATTTATTTTTTGAATCTTCTACCCGTACTCGTAGCAGTTTTGAACTGGCAGCCAAACGTCTGTCTGCGGATACGCTGAATTTTACCCCAGGAACTTCATCCCTCAGCAAGGGAGAAACCATCTTGGACACGGCTAAAACTTACCTGGCGATGGGAACAGACATGATGGTGATTCGCCACCGGGAGGCAGGCGTTCCCCAGGCGATCGCCAACGAAATGGATCGCCTCGGTGTCCGGGTGGGCGTTCTCAATGCTGGGGATGGTCAACACGAACACCCCTCGCAAGCCCTGCTCGACCTGTTTACCATTTGTACCCTGCTTGATCCTGCCTATCCCCGTCTGGATCTGCTCAAAGATAAAAAGATCGCGATCGTCGGGGATATCCTCCATTCCCGCGTTGCCCGTTCTAATATTTGGAGCCTCACCGCCAGCGGAGCCGAAGTTCATTTGGCGGGACCACCAACGCTGTTGCCACAGTTGTTTGCTAATTTTGTGAAGGAGAAAAAAGATAAAGGATTCAAGATAAAGAATAAAAGTGATGAGTCTGATTCAGCCTTTATTCTTAGTCCTTTATCCTTTCAAAGAAAGCTTTTCCTCCACTGGTCTCTCGCTCCTGCATTGAAGGATGCGGACTTTGTGATGACACTGCGGTTGCAGAAAGAACGGATGACGAGTCATCTGCTACCCAGTTTGCGAGAATATCATCAGCAATTTGGGATTACCCGCGATCGCCTCAAGTTGTGTAAACCTGAGGTCAAAGTCCTCCATCCAGGTCCGGTAAATCGTGGCGTGGAAATTAGTTCAGATCTGATGGACGATCCCCAATTCAGCCTGATTTCTCAACAGGTAACCAGTGGTGTCGCTGTCCGCATGGCACTCCTGTACTTGATGGGAAGCGGCAAAAATTAA